One genomic region from Bacteroidales bacterium WCE2008 encodes:
- a CDS encoding Phosphoserine phosphatase, producing MKRKPIVALIYDFDGTLSPGNMQEFGFIQAIGSTPEEFWSMSDGIARGQDASNILAYMKLMFDEAHKHGIQLRREEFKKFGKHIRLFAGVREWFSLVNEYGKAHGVRIEHYINSSGLKEIIEGTPIANEFKHIFACTFIYNEAGEAEWPGIAVDYTAKTQFMFKINKGIFSSRDAKRVNESTAEDKKRIPFPHMIYFGDGDTDVPCMKIVTMFGGNSIAVFNSAKPEKKAVAEKLQRQGRVNFIAPAVYTQDSKAYRIVCSIIDKIKAEDDLKHLSRR from the coding sequence ATGAAACGGAAACCGATTGTAGCACTTATCTACGATTTCGACGGGACTCTGTCGCCCGGGAACATGCAGGAATTCGGATTCATCCAGGCCATCGGCTCGACTCCTGAAGAGTTCTGGAGCATGAGCGACGGCATCGCCCGGGGACAGGACGCCAGCAATATACTCGCCTACATGAAACTCATGTTCGACGAGGCCCATAAACACGGCATCCAGCTGCGCAGGGAGGAGTTCAAGAAGTTCGGCAAGCACATCCGTCTCTTCGCCGGCGTGCGCGAATGGTTTTCCCTCGTCAACGAGTACGGAAAAGCTCACGGGGTAAGGATTGAGCATTACATCAACTCTTCAGGCCTGAAGGAGATCATCGAAGGCACGCCTATCGCCAACGAGTTCAAGCATATCTTCGCATGCACCTTTATATATAACGAAGCCGGAGAAGCGGAGTGGCCGGGAATCGCCGTGGATTATACGGCGAAGACCCAGTTCATGTTCAAGATCAACAAGGGCATATTCAGTTCCAGGGACGCCAAGCGCGTCAATGAATCTACAGCCGAGGACAAGAAGAGGATTCCGTTCCCGCATATGATCTATTTCGGAGACGGAGACACTGACGTGCCGTGCATGAAGATCGTGACCATGTTCGGAGGCAATTCCATCGCCGTGTTCAACAGCGCCAAACCTGAGAAAAAGGCCGTCGCAGAAAAGCTGCAGAGGCAGGGACGTGTCAACTTCATCGCCCCTGCGGTCTACACGCAGGACAGCAAGGCCTACCGCATAGTCTGCTCAATTATTGACAAGATAAAAGCAGAAGACGACCTCAAGCACTTGTCGAGGAGGTAA
- a CDS encoding spermidine/putrescine transport system ATP-binding protein has translation MTDKIINISHLSKSFPGGSKVLDDINLYIRRGEFLTLLGPSGCGKTTMLRMIAGFLQPDEGSITMDGKELTGVPPHLRPLNTVFQRYALFPHLDVYDNIAFGLKLKGTPEDEIDKRVRKVLKLVSMSDYEDRDVNSLSGGQQQRIAIARAIVNRPKVLLLDEPLAALDLKMRKDMQIELKEMHKKLGITFIYVTHDQEEALTLSDTIVVMNEGKIQQIGTPMDIYNEPVNSFVADFIGESNILNGTMIKDRKVSFIDHDFDCVDEGFGENVPVDVVIRPEDVIIKSKLEGAQFTGKVKSCTFKGVHYEMFVDTDEGYEMMIQDYNAFEVGSAVGMSIRPNDIQVMHKERTCNTFKGVMKSSDTVEFLGGEFKCKDTGLAAGDEVTVTVDFSKVDLLDHDDEAVCSGNVAFILYKGDHYHLTIKAENGEKVWVDTDDIWDKNDLVGINILPKDIHITKTAENE, from the coding sequence ATGACAGATAAGATAATTAACATTTCGCACCTTTCGAAGTCCTTCCCTGGGGGTTCAAAGGTGCTTGATGACATTAATCTGTACATCAGAAGAGGCGAATTCCTGACCCTTCTCGGTCCTTCCGGATGCGGAAAGACTACGATGCTCAGGATGATCGCAGGATTCCTCCAGCCAGACGAAGGCTCGATCACAATGGACGGCAAGGAGCTTACCGGCGTTCCGCCGCACCTCCGTCCTCTCAATACGGTATTCCAGAGATACGCCCTGTTCCCGCATCTCGATGTGTATGACAACATCGCGTTCGGCCTGAAACTCAAGGGTACTCCGGAAGACGAAATAGACAAACGCGTCCGTAAAGTGCTCAAACTTGTGAGCATGTCCGACTACGAGGACCGTGATGTCAACTCCCTTTCCGGAGGTCAGCAGCAGCGTATCGCAATCGCCCGCGCTATCGTGAACCGTCCGAAAGTGCTTCTTCTTGACGAGCCGCTTGCGGCCCTCGACCTGAAGATGCGCAAGGACATGCAGATAGAGCTCAAGGAGATGCATAAGAAGCTCGGAATTACCTTCATCTATGTCACCCACGATCAGGAAGAGGCCCTTACTCTCAGCGATACCATCGTTGTCATGAACGAGGGCAAGATCCAGCAGATCGGCACCCCGATGGACATCTATAACGAGCCTGTCAACTCATTCGTGGCAGATTTCATCGGAGAGAGCAACATTCTCAACGGCACCATGATCAAGGACCGCAAGGTAAGTTTCATCGATCATGATTTCGACTGCGTCGACGAGGGCTTCGGAGAGAATGTCCCTGTAGATGTCGTAATCCGTCCTGAAGATGTCATCATCAAGAGCAAGCTCGAAGGCGCCCAGTTCACCGGCAAGGTGAAATCATGCACCTTCAAGGGCGTGCACTACGAGATGTTCGTGGATACGGACGAGGGTTACGAGATGATGATCCAGGACTACAATGCTTTCGAGGTCGGAAGCGCCGTAGGCATGAGCATCCGTCCTAACGATATCCAGGTAATGCATAAAGAGCGCACCTGCAATACGTTCAAGGGCGTCATGAAGTCTTCCGACACCGTGGAATTCCTTGGCGGCGAATTCAAGTGCAAGGATACCGGACTCGCTGCAGGCGACGAAGTGACCGTAACCGTGGACTTCAGCAAGGTGGATCTTCTGGACCATGACGACGAGGCTGTATGCTCAGGTAACGTGGCTTTCATCCTGTACAAGGGTGACCACTACCACCTTACCATCAAGGCCGAGAACGGGGAGAAGGTCTGGGTCGATACCGACGATATATGGGACAAGAACGACCTTGTCGGAATCAATATTTTACCGAAAGACATCCATATAACAAAAACGGCGGAAAATGAATAA
- a CDS encoding spermidine/putrescine transport system permease protein, producing the protein MNKRSSWALPYFIFMVLFVVLPLLMVVIYSFQNSAGQFTLANFSKFITDKDSLSTFALSIEVAIENTLLCILIGYPVAYILADKNLNKSAVTVVLFILPMWVNALMRTLATAELFNMAGITLGKGTLLFGMCYDYLPFMIYPIYNVLNKMDKSYAEAAEDLGAKPKEVFLKITLPLSMPGVLSGVMMVFMPTVSTFAISEFLTNNKIKLFGTIIQENINNSMWNYGAALSLLMLVIIAITTFLQGNAKEDTVDGGAI; encoded by the coding sequence ATGAATAAAAGATCAAGTTGGGCTCTGCCTTACTTCATTTTTATGGTTCTGTTTGTCGTGCTGCCTCTTCTGATGGTTGTCATATACTCCTTTCAGAACTCGGCAGGTCAGTTCACACTGGCAAACTTCAGCAAGTTCATTACTGACAAGGACTCGCTGAGCACCTTCGCGCTTTCTATCGAGGTGGCCATAGAAAACACTCTGCTCTGCATTCTTATTGGATATCCTGTCGCATACATTCTTGCGGACAAGAATCTCAACAAGAGTGCGGTGACGGTCGTGCTGTTCATTCTCCCAATGTGGGTGAATGCCCTGATGAGGACTCTGGCTACCGCCGAGCTCTTCAACATGGCGGGTATCACTCTCGGAAAGGGCACGTTGCTTTTCGGTATGTGCTATGATTATCTTCCGTTCATGATCTATCCGATCTACAACGTACTGAACAAGATGGATAAGTCTTATGCCGAAGCTGCCGAGGATCTCGGCGCGAAGCCGAAGGAGGTCTTCCTGAAGATTACTCTTCCGCTTTCGATGCCCGGCGTCCTGAGTGGTGTCATGATGGTTTTCATGCCGACGGTTTCAACCTTCGCGATCTCCGAGTTCCTGACCAACAACAAGATCAAGCTTTTCGGTACGATCATCCAGGAGAATATCAACAATTCGATGTGGAACTACGGTGCAGCACTTTCGCTGCTCATGCTGGTGATCATCGCAATAACTACTTTCCTTCAGGGTAATGCCAAGGAGGATACAGTCGATGGAGGGGCAATATGA
- a CDS encoding spermidine/putrescine transport system permease protein produces MMTAKRILAKSYLWLILAVLYAPIIFIAVFSFTEAKSLGNWTGFSVNLYKSLFTGNMQNSGGLISAVENTLLIALIASIVATIMGTVAAIGIFNLRGKKKQTMQFLNNIPMINPDIITGVSLFLLFVFLHISQGYTTVILAHITFCTPYVVLNVLPKLSQMNPNIYEAALDLGATPYQALRKVMIPSLRPGMISGFILSFTMSLDDFAVTFFTRGTIGLDTLSTYIYTDARKGGLTPELKPLMTIIFLVILAVLLIINIRSEKNNNNKKK; encoded by the coding sequence ATGATGACAGCAAAGAGAATTTTAGCAAAAAGTTATCTGTGGCTGATTCTGGCCGTGCTGTACGCCCCGATCATCTTTATCGCGGTCTTTTCGTTTACCGAAGCCAAATCTCTCGGTAACTGGACCGGTTTTTCAGTCAATCTGTACAAGTCTCTCTTCACCGGTAACATGCAGAATTCCGGCGGGCTGATCTCTGCTGTGGAGAATACTCTTCTGATTGCGCTCATAGCGTCTATAGTAGCCACTATCATGGGCACGGTCGCTGCAATCGGTATCTTTAATCTCCGTGGCAAGAAGAAGCAGACAATGCAGTTCCTGAACAACATCCCGATGATCAATCCGGACATCATCACCGGTGTGTCGCTGTTCCTTCTGTTTGTATTCCTGCATATTTCGCAGGGTTATACGACTGTAATCCTGGCACATATTACGTTCTGCACTCCTTATGTAGTACTGAACGTGCTTCCGAAGCTTTCCCAGATGAATCCGAACATCTACGAGGCGGCTCTGGACCTCGGCGCGACTCCATACCAGGCTTTGCGCAAGGTAATGATCCCGAGCCTGCGTCCGGGCATGATTTCGGGCTTTATCCTGTCGTTCACGATGAGTCTCGACGATTTCGCCGTAACGTTCTTCACTAGAGGAACGATCGGTCTCGATACCCTTTCTACGTATATCTATACGGACGCCCGCAAGGGAGGTCTGACTCCGGAGCTGAAGCCTCTCATGACTATCATTTTCCTGGTCATCCTGGCTGTGCTCCTGATTATTAATATCCGTTCGGAAAAAAATAACAACAATAAGAAGAAATGA